Proteins found in one Labrenzia sp. VG12 genomic segment:
- a CDS encoding transglutaminase-like cysteine peptidase: MKLLKSTLLASTLVFTAIGSGTSALADPGRFMDMHKSVKAPIGHVQFCRDNGWACPNERYEPVVVRLDEARWNELIAINADVNRRIHPMTDTDLFGKEEHWSYPVNGYGDCEEYVLEKQRVLIKAGWPKSALLITVAKDTQNSGHAVLTVRTDHGDMILDNQIEAVLPWYSTPYRYIKRQSASSPVKWTGISDTRVTTVSSVSN; this comes from the coding sequence ATGAAACTACTTAAATCGACTTTACTTGCATCAACTCTGGTTTTCACTGCGATTGGATCGGGAACCTCGGCGCTGGCCGATCCTGGCCGTTTCATGGACATGCACAAATCGGTGAAGGCACCGATCGGTCACGTGCAGTTCTGCAGGGACAATGGCTGGGCCTGTCCCAACGAGCGCTATGAACCTGTGGTCGTCCGGCTGGACGAAGCCAGGTGGAACGAACTCATTGCCATCAACGCGGACGTAAACCGCCGCATCCACCCGATGACGGACACCGATCTTTTCGGCAAGGAAGAGCACTGGTCCTATCCGGTCAATGGATATGGCGATTGCGAGGAATATGTCCTTGAGAAACAACGCGTCCTGATCAAGGCCGGTTGGCCAAAGAGCGCCCTCTTGATCACGGTTGCCAAGGACACCCAGAATTCCGGGCATGCGGTCCTGACGGTGCGCACAGATCACGGCGACATGATCCTCGACAACCAGATCGAGGCCGTTCTGCCCTGGTACTCAACCCCCTACCGCTACATCAAGCGCCAGTCCGCCAGTTCGCCTGTCAAGTGGACCGGCATTTCAGACACGCGCGTGACCACGGTCAGCAGCGTGTCGAACTGA
- a CDS encoding CBS domain-containing protein: MTVAAILSGKGHETITAQSNALLGEICETLAKHKIGAVVVCNGDNEIEGIISERDIVRVIGTQGPSALQLPVSGIMTKNVVTCTEENNINEVMARMTQGRFRHMPVVKDGKLTGVISIGDVVKFKIAQVELEAEQMRSYITMA; this comes from the coding sequence ATGACCGTAGCCGCAATCCTCAGTGGGAAGGGCCACGAAACGATAACCGCGCAAAGCAACGCGCTGCTTGGCGAAATCTGTGAAACCCTGGCAAAACACAAGATTGGTGCCGTGGTTGTCTGCAACGGCGACAACGAGATCGAAGGTATCATTTCCGAACGCGATATTGTGCGTGTGATCGGCACGCAGGGGCCATCGGCGCTTCAGCTGCCAGTGTCCGGCATCATGACCAAGAATGTTGTGACCTGTACGGAGGAGAACAACATCAACGAAGTCATGGCGCGCATGACCCAGGGCCGCTTCCGCCACATGCCGGTCGTCAAGGATGGCAAGCTCACCGGCGTGATCTCGATTGGCGATGTGGTCAAGTTCAAGATTGCACAGGTCGAGCTCGAAGCCGAGCAGATGCGCAGCTACATCACGATGGCCTGA
- a CDS encoding alpha/beta fold hydrolase: MGPKRVEFQGAEKNGLIADRYGAGEQPVIMLHGGGQTRHSWDAASKRIADLGHPVYSLDQRGHGESGWVASGNYAFDDFARDLVAVTRQVGALHRQKPVVVGASLGGFAGMLAEGRENPGGLAALVLVDITPRIDMDGVSKILGFMGDRVDVGFDTVEEAADAIARYLPNRARPKDLSGLSKNLRLHEDGRYRWHWDPAFLKTDRHSNPDQAAAAQDEMSVAAGNLKLPVLLIRGRNSELVSMDHVKEFQALVPHARFTDIHDAGHMVAGDKNDVFAGAVEDFLIALKADAEPA, translated from the coding sequence ATGGGTCCGAAACGGGTTGAATTCCAGGGAGCGGAGAAAAACGGTCTGATCGCAGACCGCTATGGCGCGGGTGAGCAGCCGGTTATCATGCTGCATGGCGGCGGTCAGACGCGTCACTCCTGGGACGCTGCCTCAAAACGCATCGCCGATCTTGGTCATCCGGTCTATTCGCTGGACCAGCGTGGACACGGAGAAAGCGGCTGGGTCGCTTCGGGCAATTATGCCTTCGACGATTTTGCCCGCGATCTTGTGGCCGTCACCCGGCAGGTTGGCGCCCTGCATCGCCAAAAACCGGTTGTGGTCGGCGCGTCGCTGGGTGGGTTTGCCGGTATGCTTGCGGAAGGCCGCGAAAATCCGGGCGGACTTGCCGCTCTTGTGCTGGTCGACATCACGCCGAGGATCGACATGGACGGCGTCAGCAAGATCCTCGGCTTCATGGGCGACCGGGTCGATGTCGGGTTCGACACGGTCGAAGAGGCAGCCGATGCCATCGCCCGCTATCTGCCCAACCGGGCCCGGCCGAAGGACCTGTCGGGCCTGTCCAAGAACCTGCGTCTTCACGAGGATGGCCGGTATCGCTGGCACTGGGACCCGGCTTTCCTGAAGACGGACCGTCACAGCAATCCGGATCAGGCGGCGGCTGCCCAAGATGAAATGAGTGTTGCGGCCGGTAATCTGAAGCTGCCGGTGCTGCTCATTCGCGGCCGGAACTCCGAGCTCGTGTCCATGGATCACGTGAAGGAGTTCCAGGCGCTGGTGCCACATGCCAGGTTCACCGACATCCACGATGCCGGTCATATGGTGGCCGGTGACAAGAATGATGTTTTCGCCGGAGCGGTGGAAGACTTCCTGATCGCGCTGAAGGCCGATGCCGAGCCTGCGTGA
- a CDS encoding PilZ domain-containing protein, which yields MSAGLATAPEGSKSLQVTDRRRHQRVQVNILGRFMLEDRREYPCQVIDMSPGGMAMITPVTGKVGERVIAYLDHLSRVEGRISRLIDGGFAVELRNTVRKRDKIANVLTWLANRDELNLPEDRRHDRFVPKNPMTKMILPDGSEHVCRIIDVSLSGAAIATDIVPEMGDKITLGKMTARVIRRIEGGIAVEFAAVQSRELLELHISAPEDD from the coding sequence ATGAGCGCCGGATTGGCAACAGCACCAGAGGGAAGCAAATCGCTTCAAGTCACTGATCGCCGGCGACACCAACGCGTTCAGGTGAACATTCTGGGCCGGTTCATGCTTGAGGACCGGCGCGAATACCCATGCCAGGTGATCGACATGTCCCCAGGTGGCATGGCCATGATCACGCCGGTGACCGGCAAGGTCGGCGAACGCGTCATTGCCTATCTCGACCATCTGAGCCGCGTCGAAGGGCGAATTTCCCGATTGATCGATGGCGGTTTTGCCGTGGAACTGCGCAACACGGTGCGTAAACGCGACAAGATCGCCAATGTTTTGACCTGGCTTGCCAACCGGGACGAGCTCAATCTGCCCGAGGACCGGCGCCACGATCGGTTTGTGCCGAAGAACCCGATGACCAAGATGATCCTGCCTGACGGTTCGGAACATGTTTGTCGGATCATCGACGTATCGCTTTCGGGCGCGGCTATCGCCACGGACATCGTTCCGGAGATGGGTGACAAGATCACACTAGGCAAGATGACCGCCCGTGTCATCCGCCGCATCGAAGGTGGAATTGCGGTTGAATTTGCCGCTGTCCAGAGCCGTGAGCTGCTGGAACTTCACATTTCCGCCCCGGAAGACGACTGA
- a CDS encoding M10 family metallopeptidase, with translation MTDQNSAKPASAAAPKPSFTNEQIAHQLTDNFWIREGEPTRHFDIPVGGTITVNYAGLTQKGQFYAHYALELWSDVTGIQFVTTRGQADIMFDDWDSGAYAHSNLKSDGSIDQSFVNVSTSWISSDGYNLSNYSFQTYIHEIGHALGLGHAGNYNGSADYGIDNDYANDSWQATVMSYFSQTENTAILADFAYVATPQVADVMAIRELYGSSGDTRTSDTVYGDNGTAGSIMNHIIGNSTPTTYTIVDDGGTDTLNFADTGQDQTIDLREQAISSVRGVDGNLIIAEGTRIENAISGSGNDLIVANDLQNVLTGGAGNDRFVFHDAASHSANLDTITDFEDGSDLICFVDDDFGPALSFGLLDFSAVGSDVSIQFNDDRILLENVSLASLDVNDFLFV, from the coding sequence ATGACGGACCAGAATTCCGCAAAGCCTGCCTCCGCCGCGGCACCAAAACCCAGCTTCACGAACGAACAGATCGCCCATCAGCTGACCGACAATTTCTGGATCAGGGAAGGAGAGCCCACGCGACACTTCGACATCCCGGTTGGCGGGACCATCACCGTCAATTATGCGGGTTTGACGCAAAAGGGTCAGTTCTACGCCCACTACGCCCTGGAACTGTGGTCAGACGTGACTGGCATTCAATTCGTCACCACCCGCGGCCAGGCAGACATCATGTTCGATGACTGGGACAGCGGCGCCTACGCCCACTCAAACCTCAAATCGGACGGAAGCATCGACCAGTCCTTTGTCAATGTCTCGACATCCTGGATTTCCAGCGACGGTTACAATCTGAGCAACTACTCGTTTCAGACCTACATTCACGAGATCGGCCACGCACTCGGACTGGGACATGCCGGCAATTACAACGGCTCCGCCGATTATGGCATCGACAACGACTATGCCAATGACAGCTGGCAAGCGACGGTCATGTCCTATTTCAGCCAGACGGAAAACACCGCGATCCTCGCCGATTTTGCCTATGTCGCCACGCCGCAGGTCGCCGACGTCATGGCAATTCGCGAACTTTATGGCAGCTCCGGTGACACGCGAACCTCTGACACCGTTTACGGTGACAACGGCACCGCCGGGTCGATCATGAATCACATCATCGGCAACAGCACGCCGACGACCTATACGATCGTGGATGACGGCGGAACCGATACCCTCAATTTCGCGGACACGGGTCAGGACCAGACCATTGATCTGCGGGAACAGGCCATATCAAGCGTCCGCGGTGTCGACGGCAATCTGATCATTGCCGAGGGGACCCGAATTGAAAACGCCATCTCAGGGTCGGGGAACGACCTGATCGTCGCCAATGATCTTCAGAACGTCCTGACGGGGGGCGCTGGCAACGACAGATTCGTTTTCCATGACGCGGCAAGTCACTCAGCGAACCTTGACACGATCACGGACTTCGAAGACGGCAGCGATCTCATCTGTTTCGTCGATGATGACTTCGGGCCTGCGCTCAGTTTCGGACTTCTGGATTTCTCTGCTGTCGGCTCGGATGTGAGCATCCAATTCAACGACGACCGGATCCTTCTGGAAAATGTCAGTCTCGCGAGCCTGGACGTGAACGACTTCCTGTTCGTCTAG
- a CDS encoding DUF3126 family protein — MKPDEIRKIEAYLRSKFELQSLQVRARPRKDDSAEVYIGEEFIGVIFRDDEDEDLSWNFQMAILEIDLEDV; from the coding sequence GTGAAGCCTGATGAAATCCGCAAGATCGAAGCGTATCTGCGTTCGAAATTCGAGTTGCAGAGCCTTCAGGTCCGCGCTCGCCCGCGCAAGGACGACTCCGCCGAAGTCTATATCGGCGAAGAGTTTATCGGCGTGATTTTCCGGGACGATGAAGATGAGGATCTGAGCTGGAACTTCCAGATGGCGATCCTGGAAATCGACTTGGAAGACGTCTGA
- a CDS encoding enoyl-CoA hydratase, with translation MTLLSPDGPSTDNPRLTVRGAVAELLLNAPSKKNALPLAAWQALPARLEELREDKEIRVCVVRGSGGKSFCAGADISEFEAIRSTPEAAKRYDDINVAAFRALKSLPVPVIAAIEGPCLGGGLGLALACDLRIAAQSAFFAIPAARLGLAYPPEALGDLLEAVSPSEAKKLLFSAERLAAHQALAIGLINEVVPDDKLDERIEALTATLCANAPLSLKAAKQAINQLAATGTDGKLAELRRDAERCIDSEDYREGCRAFLEKRRPRFNGS, from the coding sequence ATGACCCTGCTTTCCCCTGATGGTCCATCAACGGACAACCCGCGGCTGACGGTGCGCGGCGCCGTGGCGGAACTGCTGCTCAATGCGCCGTCGAAAAAGAATGCGCTTCCCCTGGCCGCCTGGCAGGCGCTCCCCGCCAGACTTGAAGAGCTGCGAGAAGACAAGGAGATCCGTGTTTGCGTGGTCCGCGGCAGCGGCGGCAAGAGCTTCTGTGCAGGAGCCGACATCTCCGAATTCGAAGCCATACGCTCCACGCCAGAGGCTGCAAAGCGGTATGACGACATCAATGTCGCGGCCTTCAGGGCCCTGAAAAGCCTGCCGGTTCCCGTCATTGCCGCCATTGAGGGCCCTTGCCTTGGCGGCGGGCTCGGGCTTGCGCTTGCCTGCGATCTCAGGATCGCTGCACAATCGGCCTTCTTCGCCATACCGGCGGCCAGATTGGGGCTTGCCTATCCGCCGGAAGCACTTGGCGATCTGCTTGAAGCCGTTTCGCCATCCGAAGCGAAGAAACTGCTTTTTTCGGCTGAAAGGCTTGCGGCGCATCAGGCGCTCGCCATCGGCCTGATCAATGAAGTCGTGCCGGATGACAAGCTGGACGAGCGGATCGAAGCCCTCACGGCCACGCTGTGCGCCAACGCTCCGCTGTCGCTGAAAGCTGCAAAGCAGGCGATCAACCAGTTGGCGGCAACAGGGACTGACGGCAAGCTCGCCGAGCTCCGGCGTGACGCGGAGCGCTGCATTGACAGCGAGGACTACAGGGAAGGCTGCCGGGCCTTTCTGGAGAAGCGACGGCCTCGTTTCAACGGGTCCTGA
- the cysE gene encoding serine O-acetyltransferase, whose translation MSAPISKSDLKQVPTHDPVWRQLREEAQAMVADEPALSSFVYETVLNHDSLEEAVLHRLGDRLGRDVVSASLIRQTYLEALADEPELAKIFRVDIVAVFDRDPACFRYLEPVLYFKGFHGLQTHRLANWLWRKGRKDFALYLQSRASEVFQIDIHPAVPVGRGIFIDHGTGIVVGGTAVIEDEVSILQGVTLGGTGKVGGNRHPKIRHGVLLGAGAKVLGNLEIGHCSRIASGSVVLKDVPANTTVAGVPAKIVGEAGCPEPARSMNQLLGEEDGDS comes from the coding sequence ATGTCGGCACCGATCAGCAAGTCCGACTTGAAACAAGTTCCGACCCATGATCCGGTCTGGCGGCAATTGCGGGAAGAAGCGCAGGCAATGGTGGCGGATGAACCCGCCCTGTCATCCTTTGTCTATGAGACGGTGCTCAATCATGACAGCCTGGAAGAGGCCGTTCTGCACCGCCTGGGCGACCGTCTTGGACGGGACGTCGTATCCGCATCGCTGATCCGCCAGACCTACCTCGAAGCCCTTGCAGACGAGCCCGAGCTCGCCAAGATCTTCCGGGTCGATATCGTGGCGGTGTTCGATCGCGACCCGGCCTGCTTCCGCTATCTGGAACCGGTTCTCTATTTCAAGGGTTTCCACGGGTTGCAGACGCACCGTCTGGCAAACTGGCTCTGGCGCAAGGGGCGCAAGGATTTTGCGCTCTATCTGCAGAGCCGCGCGTCCGAAGTGTTCCAGATCGACATCCATCCGGCCGTTCCGGTTGGTCGGGGCATCTTTATCGACCACGGCACCGGCATTGTTGTCGGTGGCACGGCGGTGATCGAGGATGAAGTCTCCATTCTGCAGGGCGTTACGCTTGGCGGTACGGGCAAGGTCGGGGGCAACCGTCATCCCAAGATCCGACACGGCGTGTTGCTCGGTGCAGGCGCCAAGGTGCTCGGCAACCTGGAGATCGGCCATTGCTCGCGGATTGCCTCCGGCTCCGTTGTTCTGAAGGATGTGCCGGCGAACACGACCGTGGCGGGCGTTCCGGCGAAAATCGTCGGGGAAGCAGGGTGTCCGGAACCCGCACGAAGCATGAACCAGCTTCTTGGCGAGGAAGACGGGGATAGCTGA
- a CDS encoding zinc-finger domain-containing protein, producing the protein MADQVVPHFQNSSGHDSVAIGAREFMCIGANPPFDHPHVFLDMGSENEVVCPYCSTLYKFDATLQATESSPADCSWAPAAA; encoded by the coding sequence ATGGCGGATCAGGTCGTCCCGCACTTTCAGAATTCTAGCGGACATGACTCCGTAGCCATCGGTGCACGGGAATTCATGTGCATTGGCGCGAATCCGCCGTTTGACCACCCTCACGTCTTCCTCGACATGGGCAGCGAAAACGAAGTGGTCTGCCCCTATTGCTCCACGCTTTACAAGTTCGATGCAACTTTGCAGGCAACCGAGTCCTCGCCTGCTGATTGCAGCTGGGCGCCGGCCGCCGCATAA
- a CDS encoding PAS domain-containing protein, whose product MKHGVTQTLYNYWDNLRGARPAPNRSEVDPGEIRGLLGDTFILETNGPQDVRYRLAGTRLCSAHCRELKGRNFLRGWSVKDREALESLIAAITEDAAAAVIGVNGHTERGQILQMEMLLVPLNVPGEGRIRILGSCTPMEKPYWIGLHPILNQTVSSLRLVWPDERPYFVDAPATTINPILPRFTAEGLTMPTPPLPKGAERKVGHLTVYSGGKS is encoded by the coding sequence ATGAAACACGGCGTAACGCAGACACTCTACAACTACTGGGACAATCTTCGCGGCGCACGCCCGGCTCCCAATCGCAGTGAAGTCGACCCCGGAGAAATCCGCGGCCTTCTGGGCGATACCTTCATCCTGGAGACCAACGGTCCGCAGGATGTCCGCTATCGCCTGGCCGGAACCCGCCTGTGCTCAGCACACTGCCGGGAACTGAAGGGCCGCAATTTCCTGCGGGGCTGGAGTGTCAAGGATCGCGAAGCTCTCGAGAGCCTGATCGCCGCCATCACGGAAGACGCCGCTGCCGCCGTTATCGGCGTCAACGGACACACGGAACGCGGCCAGATCCTTCAGATGGAGATGCTGCTGGTACCGCTGAATGTGCCCGGAGAAGGCCGCATCCGCATCCTCGGCAGCTGCACGCCGATGGAAAAACCCTACTGGATCGGCCTGCATCCCATCCTGAACCAGACCGTCAGCAGCCTGCGTCTGGTGTGGCCGGACGAACGGCCGTATTTCGTCGACGCGCCGGCAACGACGATCAATCCCATTCTGCCGCGCTTCACCGCGGAAGGACTGACGATGCCGACCCCGCCCCTGCCGAAGGGCGCCGAACGCAAAGTCGGGCACCTGACCGTCTATTCCGGCGGCAAATCCTGA
- a CDS encoding gamma carbonic anhydrase family protein → MPIYALDGRSPAFPDTGDYWVAPNATLIGDVVLKDAASVWFGAVLRGDNETISVGARSNVQDGCVFHTDMGYPLTIGDNCTIGHKAILHGCTIKDNSLIGMGATVLNGAVIGSNCIIGANALIAEGKEIPDNSLVVGVPGKVVKTLPDEIAMSIANSADGYVRNWRRFKAGLKAV, encoded by the coding sequence ATGCCGATTTACGCTCTGGATGGCCGATCCCCCGCTTTCCCCGATACGGGAGATTACTGGGTTGCACCAAACGCGACGCTGATTGGCGACGTGGTTCTGAAAGACGCGGCGAGCGTCTGGTTCGGAGCGGTGCTGCGGGGAGACAATGAAACGATCTCCGTCGGTGCGCGTTCCAATGTGCAGGACGGCTGCGTGTTCCATACCGATATGGGCTATCCGCTGACCATCGGCGACAACTGTACCATCGGCCACAAGGCCATCCTTCACGGATGCACCATCAAGGACAACAGCCTGATCGGCATGGGCGCAACGGTGCTCAATGGGGCTGTCATTGGCTCCAATTGCATCATCGGCGCCAATGCGCTGATCGCGGAAGGCAAGGAAATCCCGGACAATTCTCTGGTGGTCGGCGTTCCGGGCAAGGTGGTAAAAACCTTGCCGGACGAGATCGCAATGAGCATTGCCAATTCGGCCGACGGTTACGTGCGCAATTGGCGCCGTTTCAAGGCCGGTCTCAAGGCCGTCTGA
- a CDS encoding alpha/beta fold hydrolase: MPQFEFDGVRIAYLDEGEGDPILLIHGFASNKQVNWRYPGWVDLLVKDGRRVIAIDNRGHGDSQKFYDPAAYGAPVMAEDARRLLDHLKIEQADVMGYSMGARISAFLTLNHPGRVRRAVFSGLGYGMITGIGDPEPIATALETERLQDISDRTGRAFRAFAEQTGSDRRALAACMRSSRQKISEEDVARIERPVLVAVGTKDDVAGSPQKLAALIPHADILEIPGRDHMVAVGDKVHKQGVLAFLNNVDA; the protein is encoded by the coding sequence ATGCCGCAGTTTGAGTTTGATGGTGTCAGGATCGCCTATCTGGACGAAGGGGAAGGCGACCCGATCCTCCTGATCCACGGTTTTGCATCCAACAAGCAAGTGAACTGGCGGTATCCCGGATGGGTGGATCTCCTGGTGAAGGACGGACGCCGTGTCATTGCGATCGACAATCGCGGTCATGGCGACAGCCAGAAATTCTATGATCCTGCCGCCTACGGGGCACCCGTGATGGCGGAAGATGCGCGCCGGCTGCTGGATCACCTCAAGATCGAACAGGCGGATGTGATGGGCTACTCCATGGGAGCCCGGATTTCCGCGTTCCTGACGTTGAACCATCCGGGCCGGGTGCGCCGGGCCGTCTTTTCCGGACTGGGCTACGGCATGATCACCGGGATCGGGGACCCGGAGCCGATTGCAACAGCCCTTGAAACCGAACGACTGCAGGATATCAGCGACCGGACCGGGCGGGCCTTCCGTGCCTTTGCCGAACAGACGGGGTCGGACCGACGCGCGCTGGCGGCCTGCATGCGGTCGTCGCGCCAGAAGATCAGCGAAGAGGATGTCGCCCGGATCGAACGGCCGGTGCTGGTTGCCGTCGGGACCAAAGACGATGTTGCCGGTTCTCCGCAAAAACTGGCGGCCTTGATCCCGCATGCGGATATTCTGGAAATCCCGGGGCGCGACCACATGGTCGCCGTTGGCGACAAGGTTCACAAGCAGGGCGTGCTGGCCTTCTTGAACAACGTTGACGCTTAG
- a CDS encoding rhomboid family intramembrane serine protease, translating to MNVYRFDEERARREKARKAQEPQRPPSPRAVNLPDVILWLGGVMVVIHAVRSLLLPENLDRWVLALFAFWPEKYAAFFNLSPLALLSSIWGFVSYSLLHGGVTHIMFNLAWMAIFGTAVARRFGTGRFLLLSALCAVGGALAHLATNWGSPSPMIGASAAVSGHMALAIRFVYEFGGPLGVFRTNDPRAYFVPAQSLQKCFRDRQVQVFVGIWFGLNLIIGLTSSAGAGAPASVAWQAHIGGFLAGLALFPLFDPVPRRR from the coding sequence ATGAACGTATACCGGTTTGACGAAGAGCGCGCCCGACGTGAAAAAGCCAGGAAGGCGCAGGAGCCTCAGCGTCCGCCGTCTCCCCGTGCCGTCAATCTTCCGGATGTGATCCTCTGGCTTGGCGGTGTGATGGTTGTCATTCACGCTGTCCGGTCTCTGCTGCTGCCCGAAAACCTCGATCGGTGGGTGCTGGCCCTGTTCGCTTTCTGGCCGGAGAAATACGCGGCATTCTTCAATCTGTCGCCGCTGGCGCTCCTGTCCAGCATCTGGGGCTTCGTCAGTTACAGCCTTCTCCATGGCGGTGTCACGCACATCATGTTCAACCTGGCCTGGATGGCGATCTTCGGAACGGCCGTGGCACGCAGGTTCGGAACAGGCCGATTTCTACTGTTGTCCGCCCTGTGCGCAGTGGGCGGGGCGCTGGCGCATCTGGCAACCAACTGGGGCAGTCCGTCGCCGATGATCGGCGCATCCGCGGCCGTGTCCGGACACATGGCGCTTGCGATTCGGTTTGTCTATGAATTTGGCGGACCGTTGGGGGTCTTCAGAACAAACGATCCCCGAGCCTATTTCGTTCCCGCACAATCGCTTCAGAAATGCTTCCGCGATCGGCAGGTGCAGGTCTTTGTCGGCATCTGGTTCGGACTGAATCTCATTATCGGCCTGACGAGCAGCGCGGGAGCGGGGGCGCCGGCCAGTGTTGCCTGGCAGGCCCATATCGGTGGTTTTCTGGCCGGTCTCGCCCTGTTTCCCTTGTTCGATCCGGTGCCGCGCCGGCGGTAG